The stretch of DNA TGGTTCAGGAGGGGCTGCGCAGGCGCACGATCCCCTACCTTTGGTGCGCGCTTCGTTGGGCGCACCTTGAGGAAAAGCATAGATGTCCGCCATGATTCAAGACTACGGCAGCGACACCGCTTTCACGGTATTTCGCAGCATTTCGCCACGCGTCGAATGTGAAGATTTTTTCCGCGTGGCGAATGCTGGTTCAACAATTGCACGAATATTCCCTTTTCCAATCGCTGAGGCACTTTCAAACGATTGATTCGCCGGAATCGTTGGTTGGAATATGCGAGGCTTCCCGTTTAGTAGACGGTGAAACCGTGCGATTGGAATTGTTCCACTACACGCTGTTTCATTGCCGCGGACGGACCTTTCTGGTCTTCCAGCGGGTAGGGAATGTCGAGCATATGCCATTTCGGGCGTCCCAGCTGGTGGAATCCGAGCACGTCGATATGTTCCACGGCGTCGCCGAACGATTCGCAGATCTTCGCCACGTTCTCAACGTTTTCCTCGGACGAGGTGAGCCCTGGCACGAGTACGAAACGCACCCAAATCTTCTTGCCTGCCTTGGCCAGTCGCTGTCCGAAATCGATTGTCGGCTGCAAAATGCCTCCGGTCACCTTCTTGTAGGTTTCCTCGTCGCCAGACTTGACATCAAGCAGACACAGGTCGATATCGTCCACCATGTCGTCGGTATAGCTTGCGCCAAGGAATCCGGAAGTGTCGAGGCATGTGTGCACCCCCATCTCCTTGGCCGCATGGAACACGCGGGAGACGAATGCCGGTTGCATCATGGATTCGCCGCCTGAGAAGGTGATGCCGCCATGCGTCGCCTTGAAAAGGTCGGCATAACGTTCGATCTTTTTGACCATGGCTTCGTAGTAGACGGGTTTGCCATCACGCATTTTCCATGTGTCTGGATTCTGGCAGTACTGGCAGCGCAATGGGCAACCGCTCATGAAAACGGTCATACGTGTTCCCGGACCGTCGACGGACGTGTTAATGTC from Bifidobacterium catenulatum PV20-2 encodes:
- the pflA gene encoding pyruvate formate-lyase-activating protein, producing the protein MSENVHFRSTTRHMLRESQSYVNQTLMGGLSGFESPIGLDRRDRINALKSGDIGFVHSWDINTSVDGPGTRMTVFMSGCPLRCQYCQNPDTWKMRDGKPVYYEAMVKKIERYADLFKATHGGITFSGGESMMQPAFVSRVFHAAKEMGVHTCLDTSGFLGASYTDDMVDDIDLCLLDVKSGDEETYKKVTGGILQPTIDFGQRLAKAGKKIWVRFVLVPGLTSSEENVENVAKICESFGDAVEHIDVLGFHQLGRPKWHMLDIPYPLEDQKGPSAAMKQRVVEQFQSHGFTVY